TTTAATGGGTAAAAGAAGTGAGAACTTTGAAATATATGAATCTTAAATAGAATGTTAAGGATTAAAAGATGTGGATACAAAGTCAAACTGCTTCACAATCTCAAAgtatacattctccaaagtatTCAAAGTGATAGTAAATACTTCATCATCTAAGTACTCATCAAGTTTAGCATAAAGTTtagagagagaatgaagaatatatattttgctatcaaaatagctaaaacaattctaaaattgtGCTGTTATAAGTGAAACTCCAGTGCCTCTTTACCTGTGACTCCTGTTTTCTGATATTCTGTTTAACATAACATGCAAattgaaagttaaaattattttgttttacctcAAATATGAATACAGGTAAAATTTTCACAGCAAATAAAATTTCCCAAATTATAATTGATACATAAAAAGCTTAGAAAAATATGTcagtatatattcaaaaatattgtaCCCTTTAGTCATGGTGCCTTATGACAAAATgcaatggtattttaaaatattaaaagtcttCCACTGAAATATACATGCAGTCAGCCATAGAGAAAAATGTGTCCCAGTGTAGGCAACTGTCCTGATGAATGTATTATTCCTTCTGGATTACTTTTTCCCTCTAGGTAACATTCTCATTAAAAAGATGAACTGATTTTCTACTCCCAAGGGAAAATACATAGTACCCAGAAAagctttctaaataaataaacacttcaCCAGATTTAACAAACCAGGAGCATATTTGTTGAAAATGCCTGAAAATTTCACCAGGATCTCCAGTAAGGCATACCCTGAACTTTAAAATGGTAATGTAAGTGCAGAACAGCAACAATtacttttcatattatttttgaaaaatgtaaacaattatactatcaaagcaaaataaataattacaattaaAGCCTGGGAAATGAGTTTTATGCCAAAATTCtctatttctactttcatttttttcttaactatcTGAACTTAATTATAACAAACATAGACTAAAAGGGAgccatttggaaaatattttccatatttaatatatatttagatatcaTTAGTAGCATCCTAATGGCTTTCTAAAAATTTTCATGCCAAAGTACTAAACACTCACCTGATATCCTTATCGACATATGAGACATCTTTGCAGATTATGTCAAGATAAATGGCGTTATGATGGAGTACACAAGCAGTTTATGATATTCACTGAATTCACCTTGGTCTGCGGACATCTATAAGTACATATTTGTAAATCCATTAGGTGCTTACTTAATGGTAGGTACAATTCTAGAATATGGTGATAGATACAACCATTATCCCAACTGTCGGTTtctttttactatatttatatagtaaataCTAAATGAAGTATTTCCTATTTTATGTAGATTGTATTTGGCCAgttaattagaaagaaaaatttgtgGTCAAAATAATTCTGTATTAATTCTCTTGCATGGAATCCAAACAATATTTGTAAAGAACAGTGCAAATGTTCTAAGTTGTCAGATGATGTTCACTAAGACCTTTTTATTAGGTGTGAGTACCAGCTTGCTACACTTCTAAAATCTTTCAAGATTTAATGTACTAAAGTTTCTGTTCATTAATAGAGTAGgtaatgatttatttattatgtttatagtGGACTTGTCTTGgctacaattttaaattttaaccattAGAATTATCTGTTTATAGCACTGTATACAGATTCCTCTAAGCATCTGAGGAGGAGCTCAGACTGTCACTGAGACGAGTAAATAGCAATAGTAATGATATTTTAAActgttagaaatagaaatagttttaTCATTGGATTAACAGTCAAATTTATAGCACAGCAGATAAAAGGAAATTAGAGCAacttatattattaattattaggTAGAAGATTGGCTGCtaaatttagaatattaaaatgatGAAAGATACATTGCATATTAATTGTACCTTTTCCAATTAACTCTGCAAAAAAAGGCCAAAATCCTTAGATATTGTAAGTATGCTCAGTATTGTTTgaattaaaactaaaacaatggaaattacctcacatataatttcaaaatgtgcaaacaaaataagcaaataaaaaattaacatctaATTTAGAAATATcacttaattttttgagaaatactgATCACATATCTTGTTAAATGTACTGAAAGCTCAGTGTtatcattttaaaaggtaaaaatatataagaaagttAATAAAACTAAActagtaatttctttctttttcaaaggtGTGTTTTAAAGTTGCTGCTAATTTTCAACAAACAttacttttgtaaaatataagttaatggagaaattaaagaatatgttttaaactaagtattttacaaatattgtaCACATACACAGTAAGATAAAGATGTTTTCATCTAAAAGATATAATCATATGTTTCATAGGTATATAATGTAAATAGCAATAATGATTATTGTGTTGCTGATTTTAGAGTCACAGTTTACATACACCTATTAGAGAAAACTTATAATCTAAATTTATTTCAGCTATTCATAAACCAAGttcattatattcatttttacaaGTTGAAATTAAAGCAGAGACACAAAGAAAGTTGTCAAAGGACACATCATCAATCTGTGGTGGACAAAGAAACATAATAACAGAATCACCATTTTGCCTTTAGCCATTGGCTAACATTTGATAAAAATAACAGCAAGTATTTTGCAACTCTTACCTCCCCGTTTGAGGCACAACCTATACTTTCAGTGAGGCAAAAAACTAAGATGATGATGGATAAACCAaatcaacaatgaaaaaaaaaattcaactaataatatatttatatagcaacatatatatatatatatatatatatatataaagctaagtaacattttgttataaaaatcataggggaaataaaatccaaaattattttagatagtgtgtcagttttctttctcaagaaaaaaatcttaaaaggaaacaaacataTCCAGAGAGTTTGAGAATTTGATTACATTATCTTTTACTTCCTGTAGGTATATATCTATTTACAAACAACCTATCATAGACCCAATAAGCAatagtgaagaaaatatttattatatccaTTATTTTGTTCAAGACATTGAATAAAACTGGCAATTTTGTCTTTCCCCATTTTAACAAGTTTTGGTCCTAATTCTATTGGATCAGATTTTTCTAGTTATACCTGTCATTCTAAAAGTGATTCTCATAATATCTGATGTTTCACATATTTCCATCGAATTGATTTGTACTCTTGTCAAGTATATTAGCAGTTGAACAGTTTAGGAAAAGCTTCTGATGTATGCTGTATGCTGCAATTATAATTTTCCTTCTGTATTCACATACCTCTTAAGTTACTGCTACCACTTCTTCTATGATGTCCAAGGGCTGTGGGAGACAGTGCATTTTACAAAATCACCTAAACAGGAATAATTTCTTCTCTGGGAGactctaagaaatacatttatatttcaaatacagTATTAAAGTACAACAAGCCAGCTCCTccttttaatgtaaaattatttcttctggtgtttcttatagtttttatttccttaatatgAATTGACATAAAATTTGCTACCTCATATATCACACATAAAGCTTTTGATAAACTCTGAGCTCCCCAAGAACAATACATAAAAATCCATGATTATGAGagatacattttaataatagatgatgaaattttatttaaacatgaTTCAAAGTTAAAATATACTCATAGTCTAGCTGATAATATGAAATTATATGAAGTTTCTAGGTTAAGACAATATGGAAATATGGAAGCTGTTCATCTAGGCTAAAAGCATTtgaattcagaatatttttttaaggaaataaagctGTTCTGatcaaataaaaaagattattaagGAGTTAACACATGAGTCACCAGTTGGCAAGAATTTCTGAGGGTTTATAAGCACGAAACAGTGGCATTTTGTAAACTATATAACCTACCTTGTCAACAAAagtgtataattttaaatatgctaAAAAAGAATTTGTCACCTTTAGTTTTTAGATATTGTATGTTTAGAATTATTAATGAATGATAAATTCATAATGACAATTTAAAATCTCCATCCCTTATTTTCATTAAATCCTGCTTACATAGTTCTTGATTGTCATGTTAGAAATTGaattgtcatatttttattttaataatgtggGGATGCCACTAATTTGAATTAGGATagtcttaaaattaatttgttagcaaaataaagagatatatcatcatctttttttcattttttcaaaaaaacaaagaggtgggaggaggtggtAGAATATtcagttgtgagaattaaaggcAATGATAGAGACCATTTTCCGTATGTCTGACCTTGGGCACAGAGCTTATAAATTAAGAGAATAGGCTAAAAACATAATAGGACAACAGATGACTGAAGTACAttgctaagtaaaaaaaaaaaatccttctctaGGGTAAAAAGTTATAAGGAAGATGGAATTAGTTGTTAAATTAAAAGTCAACACTGTGAAAGCCATAGAAAATTAGTAGTTTCCTAAAATGGTTAGTTTTATACAAAGAccctctttaaataattttttgtatatataatgtgtatatatacatatatatgtatatatatttatatataatcttggaaaggatatttaaaatttataatctgAATACTCAATATAtctttaaacatacaaaaatcaatttccaGTGTGATACTACATTTCCATTTCAGAATTAGGGATATTTCATCATAACTGAGTAACAAATATATCACTATATTGATTGAATGGTTTTAAATGACAGTCTGgtgaataattttgaatattctctaaaatgagtaatttatagatctcagcatttttattttgatgcatatatatatatattcatgttcaCTAGCTTTAAAAATTTGGGAATGATTATAAAATTGAggtatatcattaaaaaaattacagtttaaCTAGTGGCAGTTCataactgtatattttaatattaggtACCTAAAtgctaaacaaaaagaaaaatatgaagaaacccTATCATGCATATTATATATCTTAGGAAAGTTTAACAAGGGTAGATTTCaactatataaagaaaacatgtatCATTAACTTTGTATTTTGAAGTGGAAGTTTAAAGTAGATATTAAAACTCAAGATTTCAATAAATTTGATAGCTATAAGTGTTTCACTATTGTTAGAATTTTCATAGTGAAACACCCTTTTGACTTTAGATATTAATATAGCAAAAAATATTCCatctttataaagttaaaaagcataatttttctgtggataatttatgtaaatatattattacaGGTGATATACATTTATTGGTcaagtttttacttttatatatcaATTATTCTATTTGGTATATTAAATTTTAGTCTGCATGACACTGATGAACTTCTCATGTCTGAAACAGGCTAGTGAAATTATTATAGCATTCTAAAAGAAATTTGCTAATCAATTAACCTGGAGTTACTGCCACCCTTcagattttatttcaataggcAGATACTAAATTGAAAATATACAGCAAATTTGGTTTCAATAGCCattgttgtgttgtttttaatgaattatacagtaaaatttttgaaaagtgtGTTAGTTGAGAATGCTAGAAATGATCACTAGTGGTAGAAATGAATGTgtgagtaaaaatatataaaacatgtacatGCCAGAACaccaaaaaacaacagaatttcGCTGCTtgcataaatataaatgaatataaatgattCCATATTCAAGTATTACAATCAAGAAATAATTGAACTTATAATATCTTGAAACAATTCTTGAAATACACAATCTGCAAATAAATTTGTTCAATGCAGACCAGGTATAAATGAATCCTTAAAATAAAGCCATAATCTCATCTGTGCAtatgttaaattaaaattaaaaatgacaaaaatgaaaaacatcctTTAAAACAATGGTTCATAACTTCCACTTTTAGaaccattatattttaaagtatatacatGTCTATTTTATAGTAGAAATATACAGTATTTCTTCATGATTAATAATGAAGATGCCTAATAAAAAAAACTCTATAATCTTTCTAGTCAACATATCTCTATAATTATTACTTGACTATTACTCTCCTCTATAAAATGACTTTCCTAATGtctaataaaaatgtatctgACATACTTAGCATTGTGCAATATAtcataacatttttgttttgatccctaatagaaaattaaaaatcaaattattttatatatttataacattaattttctataaaatatttctattttaatattcagAAGATTTTTATAGGAAACAATCCAACTCTCTCAAACTTAGAGTTAAATGTTGTTCTTTTAATACCAGTACAGTTTTTATAATACTAGTACAGTTACCATGAGAAGTATTTGACCTGTGTCTAGTAAGCCGTGATCTGCTAaaaccagaggaagaaacagaaagtttTGTATTATTGTCACATTCAAAAATTTTACTGCATGAAATTTTCTGTTCCCAATCTAACATTCCTaaagcatgaaaataaaagtataatttgaaatacttgaaaatattaaaatgtaaaaaaacttggaaaaaatgTGTATGTGATGACTCACAATCCATCTATTTTTGTATGTCATATACATGCTACATATATTCATGGAAATAGATATGATTAGTTATAGAAAGGCATTAAGTTGAattgaaattaataataatactgtACAGCTGTCAAATGCAGTATCAATGAATATAAACTTTATCAGATATAAAGTTTATCTGACATCTGTTAGATACACGTATTTTTAAGCACATGACTAATGTCTACCCAGCTACTTTAATCTTATTCTCACATACCTATTTGCAATAGTAGAGAACCTCAAAGGATTTGTGGAAACTCATGCATAAATAAAACGGTTAATATGATAACAGCTTATACTTTTGcaacattttattctctttgaaaattaattaattaactctGCCTGGCTTCTAGTATTTAAATCTGTTGCTTTGATGTTTCTAGTTCCTTTTTCTTAGtgtaaaatttattcttaaaagtaGTCATTCTGGGTATCTTGACATAcctgcaaatattttaatttggaaCCCTCTGAAAAGTGGAAGAAGAGCACATTTCCAAATGACTGGACAGAATGCTTGCGATCTGCTGTACTGTCATTAATCTGGAGTAATGTGACTTTGGTAACCATCTATGGAACTCTTGAAATTAAATAGCCAGCTTTTGACATTTCAAACTAGGACTAAGGTATTTTCACTTTTTCCCTTAtctaattgaaaaataatgaagaaaaaaatagtaaaagagagtaggaaggagggaaggaggagatataaggaaataagaaataatagactagaaaaagaaaattataaatattaatttgaatattttgcCAATAACACAAGGTAGTAACACAAATATAATTCATACATAAGGACAGAAACTGCAATCTTGgattcaatttttaaacttttttttcactGTATGTGTCGATGTTCTCATTAcaaatttgtttgattttcttacTAGTATTAAGGGAACAGTGGTGAGAGACAGACTTGGGTACCCAGGAAATTTGTCAAAAACTTCCACTTTTCATGTCTAAAGATGATAATCTTGACTAAACAAAAGACATGTTCCAAGTCTGCTATCTAGTCTAAGGTGGTTTAACTTACAACTTCAATCAATAGTTTAgctgttaatatttttttgtattagcATACAAATTATCTACATTTACttggaatatatttattttctcttagatAATTTAAGTATTTACATAATAAtcacaaagacataaaataatattttgtaatatctACCTGGAAATACATTTATATGAGATTTATGCAACATATTAAATTGAACAAGCACAAAGAGTAGCTTAGATTGCATTCAAAATTTAATTGATGCCTGAAACATTACATATTTTGTTCCCCAAAATTCCGTGAAGAGAATTTGCAGGTTTTCTTAATCCAGTCACAAACTACCGATATACCCAGTCTAATTATCCACTCAGTGAACAACTCGAAGCaacataaattaaatattcaaaattatacaGCCTGTATTCTACCTTAAAAGTTAATGTGTTGGCAGGAAACCATTGGTAGgagaaaaatacttcattttttaattctgtgCAGTTTCATGATTCTGAGATGATAACAAATTTTTCGACTTTATGAAAGGAtgagtttacttttattttcttaatacaaTGGGAAaacctaatataaaaattagaagtatcttttaaaaatcaatctataattgttattttcaagattcaaataaaatattggaCACCTTAGGAAGAGTAAAGATAAAAATGGACCACTCCCTAAAGGGAGTGTATGTGACAAAATTAGGTGAAATAATgctgtagttttaaaataaaatttgtaaatctTTGAAAATTACATCACTAAACTTTCTTTGAAAGTTACTTATATTGTCCAGAACTAAGTCATTAAATTTAAgtcattcttctctttttattttttgcatcaattaagaaataaaagtaagtTACAAGGAGGtttccattttacatttatattttataatttataaaattgtcaTACCTATATATAATTAGGTTGAGGAAGTgataatgacattttttaaaaaaactgtctgCTGCTGTGAAGAATAACAGTCTCAACTGTGAAGTCAAATgctagtatttattttttcttttctaatcctGGATCTAATAATATAGAGGAGGTAGATGAAGAGCAAGAGATGCACTTTTCTTCGTGCGAATACCATGGCATTATTAAGCTTATTCCTTTCCTCTTtgaaaaaaactttagaaaagaaaatgttgcagaCAATATGAATAGCTTACTGTACTTGGTCAATGTAGcattacaatttatttattttttaatcatcagGAAAACTGTTTACCACCTGTTCAATCTGAATTCAAGTAGTTACTGTCAATTTACTCATGGGTGAATGCTGCCTCTTTGTGGCAGAATGCCATGGAAATTGTTCTTTAAACACAGAGTTCATGAACAGCCCTTGATACTGTACAAATTCCAGGTGAGATTATAGGGAGATCCACCAATAGCAATGAAGCACATAGCTCTTTAAGTTTCAGATTAATTCAAACATTTCTTATGCTTAAATTGTAGTCTAGAATCACTAGAAAACCTTATTCAAAGATGATGAGCTCATATCCGTGAACATTTTGAGCTTTTTAGAATACTGATCAACTTTAGATAAATAATCCATCATAATTGTTGAAGGTAGTTGTACgcaagttaaaaatacaaaaactatggAAAACTGCAGACTGAATAAATAATACTGATATGACAAATACATTATATTGAGAAAAAAGTGAATATGCAATATATTACTTACCAGGCTCCATGTAGTAGATGAATACTTCAGTAAGGAAACAATGTATATAATTGAAATATCATTAATAAACACATTAAGTGACACATTTAGAATATCATACTTCCCTGAACCAACAAAGGCTTAACTTACACATAGGTAAGTCTTTTGCACCTTAAGTAATCATTACTTCCATCCCTCATATTTGACATAGTTATCAAGTGTTTATtcagaaactatttaaaaaattacatgtgcTGGGATACATATGAGACTGTAACAACAGTAGCCCCATCTTACAGAGATCCTGTTTGTCATTATCATCATTGCTTGCTGCCCACAGGGATAAAGACATTGTATAGAGACTTGTACAGTCTATAATTTGGTCTTCTGAGGTGCCAGTACATGTGGATCTGTACAAATGCAACTGGTTTGGTTAAACAATCGAAAATCGGCTACAATAGTAGTCAAATCATGTCATTTGGGTTCACTAATAATACTTTCgaatcttttcaaataaaaccaaaaacttgCACATAATTCTCACTGGAATGGCCCAATTAATTGCCCCTTTTTTATACATTGGGATACAATcagcttatttttcttaaaaaaaaaaatacagattcaacTGGGTGGGTTGCATTGGCTTTTAAAGATTTTGCTATTAAATTATCCACATTCTTAATGATTGAAAATGCCTTCCTGATACCACATCAGTTTTGGAAATGCAGCTCCTAATACAGTGCAACACCTCTGCAAAATCATAGGCTAAATAGTGAAGGAAAGAGGAATGctaaatgtgtatataaaaataggtgctacaataaaatatttgtatatttcatcAATAAGTTATTTTGACTAATCAATTATGGATCATATAGCTCTGTAATTTTAATGATTTGTCCACATCTATGGTGATCCTTTTCAGGATCacaatacttttgttttttaattcaaatgtCCAGAATGCATACAAACAcatcctttaaaaacaaagaaaagaaatgagaagggaggggagggaaggagagaagaaggtgGGGGGGAAGAGAACAAACTTCCTATTAAAGTTGGGGTGTGCTAATTTCTCCACAAAAGCCAGTTAGACCCACCCATGGCTTaaaaggggagaaagggaggtggggcgggggcgaggtggggcgggggcggggtggggcgggagCAAACAAGAAAGAGTAGAATCTATGCGCAGCCATCATCCACCATTCTTAGCACTTCCAACCACTATAAAAATGACTGCGACCTTTCACAAGTAACCCGCGCAGCAAATCGCCCTCCATAAAGCCCTTCTCTACACTTGCCCCACACACAAGAAGAGAAAGTGGTGTGCCCAGTTTACGCAAATGTTTCCCACGTGTAAATTTTAAAGGAATCTGCACACCCTTTTCGTATCTTCCACCGAAGCTGAGAAATCCCGTGCCAAGGCACTTCACCCTAAACGTTGAAACAACACAATCAAATGTGTTCACCGTGTGTGTCCGCTTGCTTGTTTTAAATGCAAAAGCTCCCAGGGAGTTTCTTTGCTTTTAGAACTGGCTAAATGTGGTCTGTTTTTCCAGCACTTCGAGGTAGTCCGGCTCAAcgtttagttttgcttttaacTCCAGATATTCGTTCCGGTTGGGTTCTACAAAGACAGCACTCGGGGGGCTGTAGAGCACCGGTTCCCGCAGCCTGCTGTCCCCTGCCCCCGGGTGCAAATACTGATGGGGGCGTCTCAGGTCATAGTTGGGGGAGAAAGTGTAAGCAGCGGGGCTGCACGGGAATTTGGGATATTCGGGGAGGCTATTGCCGGCGGGGGTGGTGGAACAGTGTTTGTCTGGTTCTAAAATGCCCCTGTAAAAGCGGTCGGCGTCCTGCACCGGTGACAGCAGGTCCTCCCGGGGCTCGATGGTGCTGACGCTGTAGGCGGGGCTCCGCAAGTGGTGGCTTTcccgcctctcctcctccccgggctgcagctgcagctgcggCGGGGGCTGTTGCTGTGGCTGctgcggtggcggcggcggcggcggctgctgctGCAGGTGGTGGTTGCTGCTGTAGGTGACCTTGAGCTCGTGCAGGTCTTTGTAATCCTCTACGGAGTTGCCCTCTCGGGAGCGGTAGATGGGGTTTTTGCACATGTGGCCCAGTGGGTGGGGGATGTATTCGTACACGTGGCCCGCGGGCGTCTTCACCTTGGGCAGCGCGGGACCGCGGTGGTGCACGTGCGCGTGTGGGTGGCCGcctgcgccgccgccgccgccatacACGCTGTACTGCATGTTGAAGGAGCTCACGTCGGAGTTGTTGGTGCTGGTGTGGTCGCTCTGGTTCTTCTTCCTGCGCTTCATGACCAGCACGAAGAGCCCGGCGGCCACGAAGACAGACATAATGAAAaccagcaggaggctgaggattaACACAGACAAGGGCACTGACGACGCCCCTCCGCCTGCGCCCAAGCCCGCAGGGGCCCCAGTGCTGTTCAGCCGGACCGCGGGAGTCACAGCGCTGGTCCTTGCGGGGACCTGGATGGAGGAGGGTGTGGGCGTGGACACCACTACATCTGAATAGTCTGGGCACAGCAGCTCCGACTTAATGGAGCGCATGTCGGTCTCAGCGAATTTCTTGGGCGCCTTACAGATCACCTCATCTACTAGGACGCCCACTTTGAGCTGCTCCACCCACAGCTTCATGCCCACAATGTCGCAGGTACAATCCCAAGGGTTGTCATGCAGGTCGATTTGGATGAGTGACTTCAGCTGGTCCAAAACTCCACTCACCGGCAAGGAGGTGAAGTGGTTACTCCTCAGGTTTAGCCTGAGGAGGGTCAGGCCGGAGAAGACGCCTAAGGGCATGGCCTGCAGGAGGTTGTTATTCAAGAATAGCAGCTGGAGGTTTGGGACCGGGTCAAAAGTTCCAGACTGAATCTCGCGGATGAGATTGTACTGGAGGAAGAGATACTGCAGGCTCTGCAGGCCGTAGAATAACTCCGGGCTCAGCCTCTCGATCCTGTTGCCATTCAGGTAGAGGCGCCTCAGGTTGGTGAGATCTCCGAAAGCGCGGTCCTGGATCATCGAGATTCGGTTGTTCCCCAGGTGCAGGAGGTCCAGCCCGGTGGCCTCCAGGAAGTCTGTCCTGCGCACAACAGCGATGTAGTTCTCTGTCAGATACATTTTCTTGGGATTGTAGGGCTTGGGCTGCAGTTCAGCGATGCTCTCGATCTTTCGCTCCTGGCAGTTTACGTTGAGGCCCAGATCAGAGATCTGCAGGTTGCAAGTGCACGCGGTGGGACACTCCAAAGGCACCGGGGATTTGGTCTGGTAGGCGATGCTGGGGCCATAGTTGCTGTAGCCCAAGTCCTTGGAGGGCTGCCGAGAAGTGGGGCGCACCCTGGGCTTGTTGGGTTGGCGGGTCCCCTTAGGGGGCTTCAGAGGGGGTTTGTAAACAGCAGAGGAAGAAGTGGCCACGGAATTCACTGAGGCCGGGGTGGTGTGTAAATACCCCGTGGTGCTCAAGGGCGTCTGCGGCCTCATCTCATAGTCAGAAATAAGTTTTCTTGGACAAAGTTCCTGCTTGGATACCTCATCCAAGTCCCTGCCGTGTAAGCGGAAGGGGGTCTCACAAACCACATCCCCTACCAGGGCTGAGTAGGAGATGCTGTCCAACCAATCCTTTAGAGAGATCAGCTCACAAGAACAATTCCAAGGGTTTTCCTCCAGCTGTAGCTCCACAACTTTATCCATGTGTTGCAACAGCCCCACGTAGGGCAGAAGTTTCAGCCGGTTCCCACGGAGGTCCAAGTGCGTTAAGGGCACAAAACGGAAAAGATTGTTGGGTAAA
This window of the Saimiri boliviensis isolate mSaiBol1 chromosome 16, mSaiBol1.pri, whole genome shotgun sequence genome carries:
- the SLITRK5 gene encoding SLIT and NTRK-like protein 5, which produces MHTCCPPVTLEQDLHRKMHSWMLQTLAFAVTSLVLSCAETIDYYGEICDNACPCEEKDGILTVSCENRGIISLSEISPPRFPIYHLLLSGNLLNRLYPNEFVNYTGASILHLGSNVIQDIETGAFHGLRGLRRLHLNNNKLELLRDDTFLGLENLEYLQVDYNYISVIEPNAFGKLHLLQVLILNDNLLSSLPNNLFRFVPLTHLDLRGNRLKLLPYVGLLQHMDKVVELQLEENPWNCSCELISLKDWLDSISYSALVGDVVCETPFRLHGRDLDEVSKQELCPRKLISDYEMRPQTPLSTTGYLHTTPASVNSVATSSSAVYKPPLKPPKGTRQPNKPRVRPTSRQPSKDLGYSNYGPSIAYQTKSPVPLECPTACTCNLQISDLGLNVNCQERKIESIAELQPKPYNPKKMYLTENYIAVVRRTDFLEATGLDLLHLGNNRISMIQDRAFGDLTNLRRLYLNGNRIERLSPELFYGLQSLQYLFLQYNLIREIQSGTFDPVPNLQLLFLNNNLLQAMPLGVFSGLTLLRLNLRSNHFTSLPVSGVLDQLKSLIQIDLHDNPWDCTCDIVGMKLWVEQLKVGVLVDEVICKAPKKFAETDMRSIKSELLCPDYSDVVVSTPTPSSIQVPARTSAVTPAVRLNSTGAPAGLGAGGGASSVPLSVLILSLLLVFIMSVFVAAGLFVLVMKRRKKNQSDHTSTNNSDVSSFNMQYSVYGGGGGAGGHPHAHVHHRGPALPKVKTPAGHVYEYIPHPLGHMCKNPIYRSREGNSVEDYKDLHELKVTYSSNHHLQQQPPPPPPPQQPQQQPPPQLQLQPGEEERRESHHLRSPAYSVSTIEPREDLLSPVQDADRFYRGILEPDKHCSTTPAGNSLPEYPKFPCSPAAYTFSPNYDLRRPHQYLHPGAGDSRLREPVLYSPPSAVFVEPNRNEYLELKAKLNVEPDYLEVLEKQTTFSQF